One stretch of Halobacillus litoralis DNA includes these proteins:
- the rplK gene encoding 50S ribosomal protein L11: MAKKVINVVKLQIPAGKANPAPPVGPALGQAGINIMGFCKEFNARTQEQAGTIIPVEITVYEDRSFTFVTKTPPAAVLLKKAAGVESGSGEPNRNKVASVKRDQVREIAETKMPDLNAADVEAAMRMVEGTARSMGITIED, from the coding sequence GTGGCTAAAAAAGTTATTAATGTTGTAAAGCTTCAGATTCCTGCAGGTAAAGCGAACCCAGCACCGCCGGTTGGACCAGCACTAGGTCAAGCAGGTATTAACATCATGGGATTCTGTAAGGAATTTAACGCTCGTACACAGGAACAAGCAGGTACGATCATTCCAGTAGAAATTACGGTTTATGAGGACCGTTCCTTTACATTCGTTACAAAAACTCCACCAGCTGCTGTTCTTCTTAAGAAAGCGGCAGGAGTTGAATCAGGTTCCGGTGAACCGAACCGTAACAAAGTAGCTTCTGTTAAACGCGACCAAGTACGCGAAATCGCAGAAACGAAAATGCCTGATTTGAACGCTGCTGACGTTGAAGCTGCTATGCGCATGGTTGAAGGTACAGCGCGCAGC
- the nusG gene encoding transcription termination/antitermination protein NusG — translation MWKKRWYVVHTYSGYENKVKTNLEKRVESMGMEDKIFRVLVPEDEETEIKNGKRKVAKKKVFPGYVLAEMVMTDDSWYVVRNTPGVTGFVGSTGSGSKPIPLLPEEVETVLKRMGMNEQPKAEVDFEVKESVKVTDGPFANFTGSIEYIDTDKQKVKVHVNMFGRETPVELDFTQIEKL, via the coding sequence ATATGGAAAAAAAGATGGTATGTAGTGCACACCTATTCAGGTTATGAGAACAAGGTGAAAACTAACCTGGAGAAGCGTGTGGAATCAATGGGAATGGAAGACAAGATCTTCCGTGTTCTTGTTCCCGAGGACGAAGAAACAGAAATTAAAAATGGCAAGAGAAAAGTGGCGAAGAAAAAAGTATTTCCCGGCTATGTATTGGCTGAAATGGTCATGACAGATGATTCCTGGTACGTGGTACGTAATACGCCTGGTGTGACTGGTTTCGTAGGATCCACCGGTTCCGGATCTAAGCCGATTCCTCTCCTGCCCGAAGAAGTAGAAACGGTTCTTAAGCGCATGGGCATGAACGAACAGCCGAAAGCAGAGGTTGACTTCGAAGTGAAGGAAAGTGTTAAAGTAACAGACGGACCTTTCGCAAACTTCACAGGATCCATTGAATATATTGATACGGACAAACAAAAAGTGAAAGTCCACGTTAATATGTTTGGGCGTGAAACCCCGGTAGAGTTAGACTTTACTCAAATCGAAAAATTATAA
- the secE gene encoding preprotein translocase subunit SecE, protein MFKFFKNVAREMKKVSWPKGQELWKYTVTVILTVTFVAVFFAIVDLGISQVIELIAQE, encoded by the coding sequence ATGTTTAAGTTCTTCAAGAATGTAGCACGAGAGATGAAGAAGGTGAGTTGGCCTAAAGGTCAGGAACTGTGGAAGTACACGGTTACAGTTATTTTAACTGTCACTTTCGTAGCTGTATTCTTCGCTATTGTAGATCTTGGGATTTCCCAGGTGATTGAACTCATCGCTCAAGAATAG
- the rpmG gene encoding 50S ribosomal protein L33 gives MRKKVILACTECLSRNYSSYINRSNQSERLEVRKFCKKCGTHTLHRETK, from the coding sequence ATGAGAAAAAAAGTCATATTAGCTTGTACAGAATGTTTAAGTCGGAACTATAGTTCATATATAAATCGATCCAACCAATCCGAACGTCTTGAAGTCCGCAAGTTTTGTAAAAAGTGCGGAACGCATACTTTACATCGCGAGACGAAATAG
- a CDS encoding NYN domain-containing protein → MNVLIVDGYNMIGAWPELKNLKEKDLGQARDLLIEMMAEYQSYTGDRIMVVFDAYHVRGVEKKQKNYKVEVIFTKENETADERIEKLAGELNDVRTQVYVATSDYAEQRTIFGQGAFRKSARELYIEVKNIENQIEKDVESQNQYPYQSKIPINKEVRELFEKWRRGDK, encoded by the coding sequence ATGAACGTCTTAATCGTCGATGGATATAACATGATTGGCGCTTGGCCGGAATTGAAAAATTTAAAGGAGAAAGATCTCGGGCAGGCCCGGGATCTCCTTATAGAAATGATGGCGGAGTATCAATCTTATACCGGGGACCGGATCATGGTTGTTTTTGATGCTTATCATGTCCGGGGAGTTGAAAAGAAACAAAAAAATTACAAAGTGGAAGTCATTTTCACAAAAGAAAATGAAACCGCTGATGAACGGATTGAAAAACTGGCAGGAGAATTGAATGATGTTCGTACTCAAGTTTATGTAGCGACGTCAGATTATGCGGAACAACGCACCATTTTCGGGCAGGGAGCCTTCAGGAAATCAGCAAGAGAGCTGTATATCGAAGTGAAGAATATAGAAAACCAAATAGAGAAAGATGTCGAAAGCCAGAATCAATATCCCTATCAATCTAAAATTCCAATTAATAAAGAGGTCAGGGAACTTTTTGAAAAATGGCGGCGAGGAGATAAATAA
- a CDS encoding Mini-ribonuclease 3: MAIANAKQMKSLALAYMGDSVYELYVRQHLLEKGEVMPQHLHQAAIQFVSAVSQADVVRVWQEEERLTEEEEGVLRRGRNAKSGSVPKNTNVQTYRYSTAFEAVLGYLYLSGQTERLETLIQHAIQIVEERSEA; encoded by the coding sequence ATGGCGATCGCAAATGCGAAACAGATGAAGAGTCTTGCCCTCGCCTATATGGGCGACTCTGTTTATGAACTTTACGTCAGGCAGCATCTGCTTGAAAAAGGAGAGGTTATGCCTCAACACCTTCACCAGGCAGCGATCCAGTTCGTGTCGGCTGTTTCGCAGGCGGATGTTGTCCGTGTATGGCAGGAAGAAGAAAGGCTCACGGAAGAAGAGGAAGGTGTGCTTAGAAGGGGGCGGAACGCAAAATCAGGATCCGTCCCTAAGAACACTAACGTACAGACCTATCGATATTCAACCGCATTCGAAGCGGTGTTGGGGTATTTATATTTATCCGGACAAACGGAGCGGCTGGAAACATTGATACAGCATGCAATACAAATCGTTGAGGAAAGGAGTGAAGCGTAA
- the cysS gene encoding cysteine--tRNA ligase produces MAINIYNTLTRKKEPFQPLEEGKVKMYVCGPTVYNYIHIGNARPAIVFDTVRRYFEYRGYDVHYVLNFTDVDDKLIKAANEMGEGVTDIANRFITAYKEDVGALGVKEAVDHPRVTENMDEIISFIQGLIDKGFAYEAGGDVYFRTRSFNQYGKLSHQSIDELRSGSRIEVGDKKEDPLDFTLWKDAKEGEITWESPWGSGRPGWHIECSAMAKKYLGETIDIHAGGQDLTFPHHENEIAQSEAHNGESFARYWMHNGYINIDNEKMSKSLGNFILAHDLVKKHDPQVIRFFMLSVQYRHPINFSDELLKGAKSSFDRIKNAYENIQHRKNSTMSLEEDQSEWLDKVAGFKEQFIKEMDDDFNTANAISVLFDLTKAANLYLQEDQTHEKVLTAFEELFEELTGVLGIQLQAQEELLDEEVDALIEERKQARKNRDFARADEIRDELKDRNIILEDTSQGTRWKRG; encoded by the coding sequence ATGGCAATTAACATATACAACACACTGACAAGAAAAAAAGAACCGTTCCAGCCGCTGGAAGAAGGAAAAGTGAAAATGTACGTTTGCGGTCCGACGGTTTATAACTACATTCACATCGGGAATGCAAGACCGGCCATTGTTTTTGATACGGTCAGAAGATATTTTGAATACAGAGGCTATGATGTGCACTATGTGCTCAACTTTACGGATGTCGATGACAAATTGATTAAAGCAGCGAATGAAATGGGCGAAGGAGTCACAGATATCGCCAATCGTTTCATTACGGCTTACAAAGAAGATGTCGGTGCACTAGGCGTGAAAGAAGCCGTGGATCATCCGCGTGTCACGGAAAACATGGATGAGATTATCAGCTTTATCCAGGGGTTGATCGACAAAGGGTTCGCTTATGAAGCGGGAGGGGACGTGTATTTCCGTACGCGGTCCTTCAATCAATATGGAAAACTTTCTCACCAGTCCATTGATGAGTTAAGGTCAGGGTCCCGCATTGAAGTGGGGGATAAAAAAGAAGACCCGCTTGATTTCACCCTTTGGAAAGATGCGAAGGAAGGCGAAATCACTTGGGAAAGTCCTTGGGGAAGCGGGCGCCCGGGCTGGCATATCGAGTGCTCGGCAATGGCTAAGAAATATCTTGGTGAAACGATCGATATCCACGCAGGCGGGCAGGATTTGACTTTCCCGCACCACGAAAATGAGATCGCGCAATCAGAAGCACATAACGGAGAATCTTTTGCCCGTTACTGGATGCATAACGGGTACATTAATATTGATAATGAAAAAATGTCGAAGTCCCTCGGAAACTTCATCCTTGCCCATGATCTTGTGAAGAAGCACGATCCTCAAGTGATCCGCTTTTTCATGCTGAGTGTGCAATACCGTCATCCGATCAACTTTAGTGACGAGTTGTTGAAAGGGGCGAAAAGCAGCTTTGATCGCATCAAGAATGCGTATGAGAACATCCAACACCGGAAGAATTCCACGATGAGTTTGGAGGAAGATCAAAGCGAGTGGCTCGATAAAGTCGCTGGTTTTAAAGAGCAGTTCATTAAGGAAATGGATGATGACTTCAACACAGCGAATGCGATTTCCGTCTTGTTCGATTTAACTAAAGCTGCGAACTTATATCTACAGGAGGACCAGACTCACGAAAAGGTCTTAACGGCTTTTGAAGAGTTGTTCGAAGAATTGACAGGGGTCCTCGGCATTCAGCTTCAGGCGCAGGAAGAACTACTTGATGAGGAAGTGGATGCTCTAATTGAAGAGCGTAAGCAAGCTAGAAAGAACCGTGACTTCGCGCGTGCCGATGAAATTCGTGATGAGTTGAAAGATCGCAACATCATCCTTGAAGATACATCACAGGGCACGAGATGGAAGCGGGGGTAA
- the cysE gene encoding serine O-acetyltransferase — protein sequence MFKMFKEDVDVVFDQDPAARSYIEVILTYSGLHAIWAHRVAHACHKRKFFLLARLISQWSRFLTGIEIHPGAKIGRRFFIDHGMGVVIGETCEIGDNVTIFQGVTLGGTGKEKGKRHPTLLDNSLVATGAKVLGSITIGENSKVGAGSVVLHDVPNNSTVVGIPGHVVIQDGKKVQKKDLDHHKLPDPVYDRLNEIEKEMAELRKQLEETKGVNQHGN from the coding sequence CTGTTCAAAATGTTTAAAGAAGATGTCGATGTGGTGTTCGATCAAGATCCTGCTGCTCGTTCTTATATTGAAGTGATCCTGACGTATTCAGGACTGCATGCGATATGGGCACACCGGGTGGCCCATGCTTGTCACAAACGGAAGTTTTTCTTACTGGCCCGGCTCATATCTCAGTGGAGCCGCTTCCTGACAGGCATTGAAATCCATCCCGGAGCGAAAATCGGGCGTCGTTTCTTCATCGACCACGGCATGGGGGTCGTCATCGGGGAAACGTGTGAGATTGGAGATAATGTGACGATATTTCAAGGAGTGACGCTCGGAGGGACGGGGAAAGAAAAAGGCAAAAGACATCCCACTCTCCTTGATAACTCATTAGTAGCCACGGGAGCGAAAGTGCTGGGATCGATCACGATTGGGGAGAACTCTAAAGTAGGGGCCGGTTCTGTCGTGCTCCACGATGTTCCGAACAATTCGACAGTCGTCGGTATCCCTGGTCATGTTGTCATCCAAGATGGTAAGAAGGTCCAAAAGAAGGACCTGGACCATCATAAACTTCCGGACCCTGTGTACGACCGGTTAAACGAGATCGAGAAGGAAATGGCGGAGCTGCGCAAACAATTGGAGGAAACCAAAGGAGTGAACCAACATGGCAATTAA
- the gltX gene encoding glutamate--tRNA ligase, with translation MSNEVRVRYAPSPTGHLHIGNARTALFNYLYAKNAGGKVVIRIEDTDEKRNVEGGEKSQLDYLKWLGIEWDESSEKGGEYGPYRQMERLDIYKKYVDELMERGLAYKCYMTSEELEAEREAQMARGEAPKYSGAHRDLTEEQIAAFEAEGRKPSIRIRVPENHTYTFNDIVRGDITFESSDFGDWVIVKQNGTPTYNFAVAIDDYLMKITHVLRGEEHISNTPKQMMVYEAFDWEAPKFGHMTLILNEERKKLSKRDQHILQFIEQYKNLGYLPEALFNFITLLGWSPVGEEEIFTQDKLVEIFDADRLSTSPAVFDPAKLKWMNNQYIKASDLDRVVDLALPHLVEAGRLSQDMSEEDRKWSRELISLYQEQLSYGAEIVELTELFFKQEIQYDEAAMEVLEGEQVPEVLETFKKNLHELEDFTPENIKKQIKAVQKETGHKGKKLFMPVRVATTGQTHGPELPNAIHLLGLETVTVRLNDVLSKLQA, from the coding sequence ATGTCTAACGAAGTACGGGTGCGCTATGCACCAAGTCCAACAGGGCACCTTCACATTGGTAATGCAAGGACGGCTCTATTCAACTACCTTTATGCGAAAAATGCAGGTGGAAAGGTAGTCATTCGTATTGAGGATACGGATGAAAAGCGAAACGTCGAGGGTGGCGAAAAGAGCCAGCTCGACTATTTGAAGTGGTTGGGAATCGAATGGGACGAGAGTTCAGAAAAAGGGGGCGAATATGGTCCCTACCGTCAGATGGAACGTCTGGATATTTATAAGAAATATGTCGACGAATTGATGGAACGCGGTCTTGCGTACAAATGCTATATGACATCAGAAGAGCTTGAAGCAGAACGTGAAGCGCAAATGGCACGAGGGGAAGCGCCGAAATACTCTGGTGCACACCGCGACCTTACAGAGGAACAAATCGCAGCATTTGAAGCGGAGGGCCGTAAGCCTAGTATTCGTATCCGCGTCCCTGAAAACCATACGTACACGTTCAACGATATCGTCCGTGGTGATATTACTTTTGAATCCAGCGATTTTGGTGATTGGGTCATCGTTAAGCAGAACGGAACACCAACGTATAATTTCGCTGTTGCGATTGATGATTACTTAATGAAAATCACACACGTTCTTCGTGGGGAAGAGCATATTTCCAATACACCGAAACAAATGATGGTGTATGAAGCTTTTGATTGGGAAGCTCCGAAGTTTGGTCATATGACTTTGATTCTAAACGAAGAGCGCAAAAAACTGAGCAAGCGTGATCAGCACATTCTTCAGTTTATTGAACAATATAAAAACCTAGGGTATCTTCCAGAAGCTCTTTTCAATTTCATCACTTTACTAGGCTGGTCACCAGTCGGGGAAGAAGAAATTTTCACCCAGGACAAGCTTGTCGAGATCTTCGATGCAGATCGACTTTCTACTTCACCAGCGGTTTTCGATCCGGCGAAACTGAAATGGATGAACAATCAGTACATCAAAGCATCTGATTTGGACCGCGTAGTCGATCTTGCCCTTCCTCATTTAGTTGAGGCTGGACGTTTGTCTCAAGACATGAGCGAGGAAGATCGCAAGTGGTCGCGCGAACTCATCAGCCTTTATCAGGAACAACTGAGCTACGGAGCGGAAATCGTCGAGCTGACCGAATTGTTTTTCAAGCAGGAAATTCAGTATGATGAAGCTGCTATGGAAGTCCTTGAAGGGGAACAAGTACCGGAAGTATTGGAAACGTTCAAGAAAAACCTTCATGAACTTGAAGACTTCACACCAGAAAACATTAAAAAGCAAATCAAAGCGGTTCAGAAAGAGACGGGTCATAAAGGGAAGAAGTTGTTCATGCCTGTCCGTGTAGCCACTACAGGTCAAACCCATGGCCCAGAACTTCCTAACGCGATTCATTTGCTTGGATTAGAAACGGTAACGGTCCGTCTGAATGATGTATTAAGCAAGTTGCAAGCTTAA
- a CDS encoding bifunctional 2-C-methyl-D-erythritol 4-phosphate cytidylyltransferase/2-C-methyl-D-erythritol 2,4-cyclodiphosphate synthase codes for MKKYTAIILAAGQGKRMLAGRNKQFLKIGDQPLICHTLSVFDQDEWCEELVLVTNERERSQMEGLLQEYPLRHSVHLVDGGAERQDSVFAGLEAVRHRELPVFIHDGARPFVPQELLHKLSVTAYEKEAALLAVPVTDTIKQKSDLGLDTLDRSTLWAAQTPQAFSYDLIHEAHERARKSRYYGTDDASLVERLDKEVAIVKGSYDNIKLTTPEDLHKAQAYLSNQRNGKVEDGPMFRVGQGFDVHQLTEGRPCIIGGIEIPHEKGLLGHSDADVLLHTIADACLGAIGEGDIGKHFPDTDPAFKDADSGKLLQHVWDIVTEHGYALGNMDCTVIAQAPKMAPYIEQIRENIASLLRVEPGRINVKATTTEKLGFTGRKEGIAAQAVVLLQNNQHS; via the coding sequence ATGAAAAAATATACAGCTATCATACTTGCGGCGGGACAGGGCAAACGGATGCTCGCTGGTCGCAATAAGCAGTTTTTGAAAATCGGTGACCAACCGTTGATCTGTCACACTCTTTCCGTCTTTGATCAGGATGAGTGGTGTGAAGAGTTGGTTTTAGTAACAAATGAACGTGAACGATCTCAGATGGAGGGACTTTTACAAGAATATCCGCTCCGTCACTCCGTTCACCTCGTTGATGGTGGAGCAGAACGACAGGATAGTGTATTTGCAGGACTGGAAGCTGTCAGGCACAGAGAACTTCCTGTGTTTATTCATGACGGGGCGCGCCCGTTTGTACCTCAGGAGCTCTTACACAAATTGTCTGTGACGGCCTACGAAAAAGAAGCCGCTCTTCTTGCTGTCCCTGTGACGGATACAATCAAGCAGAAGTCGGATCTAGGTTTGGATACATTGGATAGAAGTACTCTATGGGCGGCTCAGACGCCTCAAGCCTTCTCCTATGATTTGATTCATGAAGCGCATGAACGAGCAAGGAAAAGCAGATACTACGGCACAGATGACGCTTCTCTCGTCGAGCGGTTGGACAAAGAAGTGGCAATCGTGAAAGGAAGCTATGACAATATCAAGCTTACGACCCCTGAGGACTTACATAAAGCCCAAGCTTACTTGAGTAATCAAAGAAATGGAAAGGTGGAGGATGGCCCTATGTTTCGTGTCGGCCAAGGATTTGATGTACACCAATTGACGGAAGGACGGCCTTGCATCATCGGAGGAATTGAAATCCCTCATGAAAAAGGTCTTCTTGGGCATTCAGATGCAGATGTTCTCCTGCACACAATCGCAGATGCGTGTCTTGGAGCGATTGGCGAAGGGGATATCGGTAAACATTTTCCAGACACGGATCCTGCGTTTAAAGACGCAGACTCCGGCAAATTGCTTCAGCACGTGTGGGATATCGTGACAGAGCATGGGTATGCACTTGGGAATATGGATTGTACGGTCATTGCCCAAGCCCCTAAAATGGCTCCTTATATAGAGCAAATCCGGGAAAATATCGCCTCCCTCCTCAGGGTGGAACCGGGACGGATCAACGTGAAAGCAACGACTACAGAAAAACTCGGTTTTACGGGTCGGAAAGAAGGAATTGCCGCACAGGCAGTCGTCCTTTTGCAAAATAATCAGCATTCCTAA
- a CDS encoding PIN/TRAM domain-containing protein, with product MLKRIVQLFIVITGGTIGYLYFPELFTTMGLTWQNWIQSVLGAVLGALILFLFTFWIVDYIVDFLRWVEDTLVRAPVADLLFGSLGLIVGLIIAYLINIPVQDIQIQVVNQVVPIFLTFLLGYFGFQVGFKRKDEFLNLVSRKEKKPEEELQEDSTLDPALIPKRKILDTSVIIDGRIADICDTHFLEGTIVIPQFVLEELQHIADSSDGLKRNRGRRGLDVLNRLQKDLPVNVEIYEGDFEDIQEVDSKLVKLAKVMDGIVVTNDFNLNKVCEFQNVQVLNINDLANAVKPVVLPGEEMTIQVIKDGKEQNQGVAYLDDGTMIVVEEGKDFIGKTIEVVVTSVLQTSAGRMIFAKPKSLEKAL from the coding sequence GTGCTTAAACGTATCGTACAGTTGTTTATTGTCATAACCGGCGGAACCATCGGTTACCTCTATTTCCCAGAGCTATTTACAACCATGGGGCTGACTTGGCAGAATTGGATACAATCTGTCTTAGGGGCCGTACTAGGAGCACTTATATTATTTTTATTTACTTTTTGGATTGTGGATTATATTGTCGATTTTTTAAGGTGGGTTGAAGATACCCTCGTCCGGGCACCGGTAGCAGATTTGCTGTTCGGAAGTCTCGGTTTGATTGTTGGGCTGATCATCGCCTACTTGATCAATATCCCTGTACAAGATATCCAGATTCAAGTGGTTAACCAGGTTGTTCCGATCTTTTTAACATTCTTATTAGGTTACTTTGGTTTTCAGGTCGGTTTTAAACGGAAGGATGAATTCCTGAACTTGGTTTCAAGGAAAGAGAAGAAACCAGAAGAAGAACTTCAGGAGGATTCCACCTTGGATCCTGCTCTGATTCCGAAACGAAAGATCTTGGATACAAGTGTCATCATCGATGGCCGCATCGCAGATATTTGCGATACACATTTCTTAGAAGGAACCATTGTGATTCCACAATTCGTATTGGAAGAATTGCAGCACATCGCTGATTCATCCGATGGTCTGAAAAGAAACCGTGGTCGTCGTGGGTTGGATGTCTTGAACCGTCTTCAAAAAGATCTCCCTGTGAATGTTGAAATTTATGAAGGGGATTTCGAAGACATACAGGAAGTAGACAGTAAGCTTGTGAAACTTGCGAAGGTGATGGACGGGATTGTTGTAACGAACGATTTCAACTTGAATAAAGTTTGTGAGTTTCAAAATGTCCAAGTCTTGAACATTAATGATCTTGCGAATGCTGTGAAACCAGTCGTGCTTCCTGGAGAAGAGATGACGATTCAAGTCATCAAAGACGGGAAAGAGCAGAATCAAGGGGTCGCCTACTTGGATGACGGCACAATGATCGTCGTCGAAGAAGGGAAAGACTTTATCGGAAAGACGATTGAAGTCGTAGTCACCAGTGTGTTGCAGACATCGGCCGGTCGTATGATCTTTGCAAAGCCGAAATCACTTGAAAAAGCCTTGTAA
- the disA gene encoding DNA integrity scanning diadenylate cyclase DisA gives MEWHEIKENGIGEILQLVAPGTPLRDGIDNVLRAKTGGLIVLGYGDHMRDLVDGGFHIQSDFTPAHLYELAKMDGALILNDEGTRILYANAQLMPDPDILSTETGMRHRTAERVAKQTGALVIAISQRRNVITLYKGSLRYSLKDIGVILTKANQAIQTLEKYKNVLDQSVTNLGAMEFENMVSFSEVVQVVHRIEMVLRTKTEILNYVNELGTEGRLIQLQLTELVSNIEDEATLLLRDYSKRPDYEPYYILRKMQEITNTELLSDEQVLKLMGYSSNTKLSDPIFPRGYRILSRIPRLPVLIIEHLVERFGTLEELIQASPKELVEVDGVGEIRAMKIRDGLDRIQEQLFVDRHI, from the coding sequence ATGGAATGGCATGAAATCAAAGAAAATGGAATCGGAGAAATTCTTCAGCTGGTTGCCCCTGGCACACCTCTGAGAGATGGAATTGATAACGTTTTGCGTGCAAAAACGGGAGGATTAATAGTGCTCGGATACGGTGATCATATGCGGGATCTTGTGGATGGCGGTTTCCACATCCAGTCTGATTTCACTCCCGCTCACCTTTACGAATTGGCGAAAATGGATGGGGCGTTAATTTTGAATGATGAAGGGACGCGCATTCTTTATGCTAATGCGCAATTGATGCCGGACCCGGATATCCTATCCACGGAAACGGGGATGAGGCATCGGACGGCAGAACGTGTGGCTAAACAAACGGGAGCTCTCGTTATAGCTATATCTCAACGCCGAAACGTGATCACTTTGTATAAAGGTTCTCTCCGTTACTCACTGAAAGATATTGGTGTCATTTTGACAAAAGCTAATCAGGCGATTCAAACACTGGAAAAGTATAAAAATGTGCTCGATCAAAGCGTGACGAACCTCGGTGCAATGGAGTTTGAAAACATGGTATCCTTTTCTGAAGTTGTTCAGGTCGTCCACCGGATTGAAATGGTTCTTCGGACGAAGACAGAGATTTTAAACTATGTAAATGAGCTTGGTACAGAGGGCCGTTTGATTCAGCTCCAATTAACGGAATTAGTTTCGAATATTGAAGATGAAGCCACATTGTTATTGCGCGATTACAGCAAGCGTCCTGATTATGAACCTTATTATATACTGAGAAAAATGCAGGAAATCACCAATACGGAACTTCTCTCCGATGAGCAGGTATTGAAACTCATGGGGTATTCATCAAATACGAAGTTGTCGGACCCTATCTTTCCAAGAGGATACCGTATTTTAAGTCGGATTCCTAGACTTCCTGTTCTCATTATTGAACACTTGGTCGAAAGGTTCGGTACGTTGGAAGAACTGATCCAGGCTTCTCCGAAAGAGCTTGTTGAAGTCGATGGTGTAGGAGAAATCCGTGCGATGAAAATCAGAGACGGCCTTGACCGCATACAGGAACAGCTGTTCGTAGATCGACATATATAA